From a region of the Rhodococcus sp. 4CII genome:
- a CDS encoding glycoside hydrolase family 3 N-terminal domain-containing protein, with protein MRIKYALALAACTGLVAGCSSGGGGTVAESSSATSAPSSAEPSSADPASHTGTAAPAAAPASCETQFLQSLPLRRKLAQLLNVGVTGTADAAQVVRAEQVGGIFIGSWTDETMLANHEVPQVASASSLPLMVTIDEEGGRVSRVENLLGADPSARQTAATMTEEQTYQMALERGRGLKDLGVTVNFAPDVDVSSQPDDSVIGDRSYSNDPAVVTRYADAYARGMRDAGILPVIKHFPGHGSASGDSHTGAVTTPPLDQLQNKDLVPFRNLVSTGVGVMLGHLEVPGLTAPGIPASISPDAVALLRGGTGYGAPPFAGPIFTDDLSGMQAITDRYDITEAVETALESGVDVALWLTTDDVPRVLDHLEGAVASGALPQQRVDEAVLTVARAKGAIAC; from the coding sequence ATGCGGATCAAGTATGCCCTCGCGCTCGCTGCCTGTACCGGCCTCGTCGCCGGATGCTCGTCGGGTGGTGGCGGGACGGTCGCGGAGTCGTCCTCGGCCACGTCGGCCCCGTCGTCCGCAGAACCGTCCTCCGCGGATCCGGCGTCGCACACGGGCACCGCGGCGCCCGCGGCCGCACCGGCGTCGTGCGAGACGCAGTTCCTGCAGTCGTTGCCGTTGCGGCGCAAGCTCGCTCAGCTGCTGAACGTGGGTGTCACCGGCACCGCGGACGCGGCGCAGGTGGTCCGTGCCGAGCAGGTCGGTGGCATCTTCATCGGCAGCTGGACCGACGAGACGATGCTCGCGAACCACGAGGTTCCCCAGGTCGCCTCGGCGTCGTCGCTGCCGCTGATGGTGACGATCGACGAAGAGGGCGGACGCGTGTCGCGCGTCGAGAACCTGCTCGGGGCCGATCCGTCCGCCCGGCAGACCGCCGCCACGATGACGGAGGAACAGACGTATCAGATGGCGCTCGAGCGCGGCCGCGGTCTGAAGGATCTCGGTGTCACCGTCAACTTCGCCCCCGACGTCGACGTGAGCAGCCAACCCGACGACAGCGTCATCGGCGACCGGTCCTACTCGAACGATCCGGCCGTCGTCACCCGCTACGCCGACGCCTATGCACGCGGAATGCGGGACGCCGGAATCCTGCCCGTGATCAAGCACTTCCCGGGCCACGGATCGGCGTCCGGCGACTCCCACACCGGGGCCGTCACCACCCCGCCGCTCGACCAGTTGCAGAACAAGGATCTCGTCCCGTTCCGGAACCTCGTGTCCACGGGTGTCGGCGTCATGCTCGGACACCTCGAGGTGCCGGGTCTGACGGCACCCGGAATCCCCGCCAGCATCAGCCCCGACGCGGTCGCACTGCTGCGCGGCGGCACCGGGTACGGGGCACCCCCGTTCGCCGGCCCCATCTTCACCGACGACCTCAGCGGCATGCAGGCGATCACCGACCGCTACGACATCACCGAGGCCGTCGAGACGGCGCTGGAGTCCGGTGTCGACGTCGCGCTGTGGCTCACCACCGACGATGTCCCGCGGGTGCTCGATCACCTCGAGGGCGCCGTCGCGTCGGGCGCACTGCCGCAGCAGCGCGTCGACGAGGCCGTCCTGACGGTCGCGCGGGCGAAGGGCGCCATTGCCTGCTAG
- a CDS encoding DUF3068 domain-containing protein codes for MAERSGPSRILACILVGLGAFLLAVAILIPTYTVGKLEKTPLDLEVTTIAEGSGSVLNSQALLAGKAEVNTNVPLVSQRYVTTEDPANADVVTLQAGQTLRRTDKQGDTGLLSAIVDRNTVDRKTSMPTNDPVGTIQTQPNQPAEEVPRDGLQYKFPFNSEKKSYPYFDLNARATQDIDFVEETEINGLKVYHYNQTIAPVDLSKVVNSPTNKLTLPADTWGVPGGTLPVTMTRWYTNVRDVWVEPETGVVVKGQEQLHQYYARNKDKPEVDVLKVELPFNEQTIEYQVQQAKDGMDKISTFGRTVPIIAGILGVIALIAGLFLALRGGKGKQPAPADGGDYPQSGGGRHGVDLDKSEAPTEQHDWTTDKTEEIPVADPRRYDER; via the coding sequence ATGGCGGAGCGCTCAGGGCCGAGCCGGATACTTGCTTGCATTCTGGTGGGCCTCGGTGCCTTCCTCTTGGCCGTCGCCATTCTCATTCCCACCTACACGGTGGGCAAGCTGGAGAAGACGCCCTTGGACCTCGAAGTGACCACGATCGCCGAAGGTTCCGGCAGCGTGCTCAACTCGCAGGCTCTCCTCGCAGGCAAGGCCGAAGTCAACACGAACGTTCCACTGGTGTCACAGCGTTACGTCACCACCGAGGACCCCGCGAACGCGGACGTCGTCACTCTCCAAGCGGGGCAGACCCTGCGGCGCACCGACAAGCAGGGCGACACCGGACTGCTGTCCGCGATCGTCGACCGCAACACCGTCGACCGCAAGACGTCGATGCCGACCAACGACCCGGTGGGCACCATCCAGACGCAGCCCAACCAGCCTGCCGAGGAAGTTCCGCGCGACGGACTGCAGTACAAGTTCCCGTTCAACTCGGAGAAGAAGAGCTACCCCTACTTCGACCTGAACGCGCGCGCCACCCAGGACATCGACTTCGTCGAGGAGACGGAGATCAACGGCCTGAAGGTGTACCACTACAACCAGACGATCGCGCCCGTCGACCTGTCGAAGGTCGTCAACTCGCCCACCAACAAGCTGACGCTGCCCGCAGACACCTGGGGCGTCCCCGGTGGCACCCTCCCCGTCACGATGACCCGTTGGTACACCAACGTGCGCGACGTGTGGGTCGAGCCCGAGACCGGTGTCGTCGTCAAGGGCCAGGAGCAGCTGCACCAGTACTACGCCCGCAACAAGGACAAGCCGGAGGTCGACGTCCTGAAGGTGGAACTGCCGTTCAACGAGCAGACCATCGAGTACCAGGTCCAGCAGGCGAAGGACGGCATGGACAAGATCAGCACGTTCGGTCGCACCGTCCCGATCATCGCCGGCATCCTCGGTGTCATCGCACTGATCGCCGGACTCTTCCTGGCTCTGCGCGGCGGCAAGGGCAAGCAGCCCGCCCCTGCCGACGGCGGTGACTACCCGCAGAGCGGTGGTGGGCGCCACGGCGTCGACCTCGACAAGTCGGAGGCTCCCACGGAGCAGCACGACTGGACCACGGACAAGACGGAAGAGATTCCCGTCGCAGATCCGCGGCGGTACGACGAGCGGTAG
- a CDS encoding polysaccharide biosynthesis protein, producing MPRQTLSSSAVAGVTLVTAGSMVANIASYLLAWAASRWLGPAGYGEFASLLAAQLVLAVPALALQTVVAREVVRGKGARAVRLLGYRCAVIVAVAALVLAPVVSWALDTGMLATFSALITAPVLVLLATEQGLLQGAARFGPLSVVLAGAGIAKVVPAVVVLAVGGGPGLALAASAVGTGLVALCARLFADSGIAGESSTRIGVPAVLKASQVQLALIAMSSMDVVIARIVLGNDDAGLYALGAVATKVAFWLPQAVGVVLYPRMANPAHSAQAIRSALAVLVGLGAVLVAGVAVAAPLVPLLVGDAYRPVQSLLWLFALHGACLAVLQGALLSAIAGERTHLAVIAWIGFAVEMAAMLGLASTIGQLITVAVTVASSTALIVSVLAVRSARRDAPRPV from the coding sequence ATGCCACGCCAGACCCTCAGCAGCTCGGCGGTCGCCGGGGTGACGTTGGTGACGGCGGGCTCGATGGTCGCGAATATCGCGTCCTACCTGCTTGCCTGGGCGGCGAGTCGCTGGCTCGGCCCGGCCGGGTACGGGGAGTTCGCGAGTCTGCTGGCGGCTCAACTCGTCCTGGCCGTCCCCGCTCTCGCGCTGCAGACCGTCGTCGCCCGCGAGGTGGTCCGGGGCAAGGGCGCCCGCGCCGTCCGGCTGCTGGGGTACCGGTGCGCGGTGATCGTCGCGGTCGCGGCACTGGTGCTCGCCCCCGTCGTGTCGTGGGCCCTCGACACCGGCATGCTCGCCACGTTCTCGGCGTTGATCACGGCGCCCGTCCTGGTCCTGCTCGCCACCGAACAGGGACTGCTACAGGGCGCCGCCCGGTTCGGCCCGCTCAGCGTCGTCCTCGCGGGAGCCGGGATCGCGAAGGTCGTTCCCGCGGTCGTGGTGCTCGCCGTCGGTGGCGGACCGGGCCTCGCGCTCGCCGCCAGTGCGGTCGGCACCGGGCTGGTGGCCCTGTGCGCGCGACTGTTCGCCGATTCGGGGATCGCCGGAGAGTCGAGTACCCGGATCGGTGTCCCGGCCGTCCTGAAGGCGTCGCAGGTGCAGTTGGCGCTGATCGCGATGTCGTCGATGGACGTGGTGATCGCCCGCATCGTGCTCGGCAACGACGACGCCGGTCTCTACGCGCTGGGCGCCGTCGCGACGAAGGTCGCGTTCTGGTTGCCACAGGCCGTCGGAGTCGTGCTGTATCCGCGAATGGCGAACCCGGCGCACTCCGCGCAGGCCATCCGCTCCGCGCTCGCCGTCCTCGTCGGACTCGGCGCGGTCCTGGTGGCGGGAGTCGCGGTGGCCGCCCCCCTCGTCCCGCTCCTCGTCGGCGACGCGTACCGGCCGGTCCAGTCGCTGCTGTGGCTGTTCGCGCTGCACGGTGCGTGCCTCGCCGTCCTGCAGGGTGCCCTGCTCTCCGCCATCGCGGGGGAGCGGACGCACCTCGCCGTGATCGCCTGGATCGGCTTCGCCGTCGAGATGGCCGCCATGCTCGGCCTCGCGTCCACGATCGGGCAGCTCATCACGGTCGCCGTCACCGTGGCGTCGAGCACCGCACTGATCGTCAGCGTCCTCGCGGTCCGCAGCGCGCGACGTGATGCGCCGCGCCCGGTGTGA
- a CDS encoding DUF3367 domain-containing protein, giving the protein MSPSAEPLSRRWLFGASVVAFLLAFLQTPGRLAADTKYDLSQNPIGFLQRAAHQWSSQAPMGQVQNQAYGYFFPHGAFFALGDVLNVPAWITQRVWWALLLVAGFWGIVRLAEAIGVGSRSSRIIAGVAFAFSPRVLTTLGSISSETLPMMLAPWVLLPVVVALAHVSGNASRDTRWHSPARLAAQSALAVALMGAVNAVATAAACLVAGLWWISHRPNRRWWVFTAWWFAFLALATLWWIVPLLLLGKVSPPFLDYIESSGVTTQWTSLAEILRGTDSWTPFVSPERIAGAVLVTQPAAVAATGLIAAAGLAGLCMRSMPARGRLTLILFVGVAGLAAGYIGELGSPFAEQVRLFLDSGGAPLRNVHKLEPLVRLPLVLGLAHLLAKVPLPGSVPLARWRSAFAHPEREPMVAVTSLVLVALTLATSLAWTGKLAPRGTYSEVPDYWQQAASWLEDNAGGTSPDGSDAERALVVPGAPFGSQLWGLTRDEPLQALASTPWASRDAVPLTPPGTIRAMDSIQRLIADGRPSDGMARTLLGQGIHYLVLRNDLDPETSRSTRPLLAHQAVTGSPGFTQVAEFGEDIGPGDVEGLVIDSDLRPRYPAIEIYAVSMPDGSPTTSGPYTANLDGVPRVQGGPESLQRLRENGALPGAGPVLLAADAKRAGLPVDDVTVTDTPRDRETDYGQVDNHSSALRTPDDARRTFNLVPDYPVADTPLVEGQWEGATLSVSSAASDATQLGGASPASSPAATVDGDPATGWFSNGIERALGQWLQIDFDTPLTSSLLHITTSPAAIGAPVRWMEVSTPNGSTAVKVDAPGKPIAVSVPGGVTPWVRITATRTENGSAGTQFGISEVSVEDFSQRDAPVTVPIRYRTVLPPTPEGATVSGWDLSQELPGRNACAEAPDRVRCSNAFVLPPEEVGAFERTLSVPEPTAVTPQLMLRARHGAPLEELLTQRDRPSAHGTSNIADLRGSAFAATDNDPRTSWFAMQDTTTGKGAKPTLTIDLPEPTLVTGLHLTPSLGAVPAAPDRVAVDLGNGPQVRDVDDDGTVALEPRVTDRIVLSLVSWKSTLDQNALGFAQLQPAGLAEVGVLGADGDLLPGSGPVDDAGARTVTVPCEEGPVVTIGGQPVRTSVTATVGQLLSGEPVPATVCDTPGPVPLGAGAQDVAVAPGSAFFVDSLRLNAGAPSPPVPTAQVSTTAWTENHRELTVPHSDADRIVVVPESTNVGWVATAPDGSELTPIVVDGWQQGWIVPAGIEGTVTLDFPTDHWYRLGIFGGLLLLIPLAAAALWPRRGRERDPGPAPRTWGSATVGWLGVLAAATVIGGPVGAATTAVVTLLAVGLVRLRGTATTARVLVGVAGASAMFGMAMLSTGPWRAPGGYVGHSFLVQFPLLLALVATGLAVLPFGRSALLARASQRLTARRAGSSTSA; this is encoded by the coding sequence ATGTCGCCCTCGGCGGAACCTCTCTCACGGCGGTGGCTGTTCGGCGCCTCTGTCGTAGCGTTTCTTCTCGCGTTCCTGCAAACCCCCGGCCGGCTCGCCGCTGACACCAAATACGACCTGTCCCAGAACCCGATCGGGTTCCTGCAGCGGGCCGCGCATCAGTGGAGCAGCCAGGCCCCCATGGGCCAGGTGCAGAACCAGGCCTACGGATACTTCTTCCCGCACGGCGCGTTCTTCGCACTCGGCGACGTCCTGAACGTCCCGGCGTGGATCACCCAGCGCGTGTGGTGGGCCCTGCTGCTCGTCGCCGGATTCTGGGGCATCGTCCGGCTCGCCGAGGCGATCGGCGTCGGTAGCCGCTCGTCCCGCATCATCGCCGGTGTCGCGTTCGCCTTCTCTCCCCGTGTCCTCACCACCCTGGGGTCGATCTCGTCGGAGACGCTCCCGATGATGCTGGCGCCGTGGGTTCTCCTGCCCGTGGTCGTCGCCCTCGCCCACGTGAGTGGCAATGCGTCCCGGGACACACGATGGCACTCACCTGCCCGGTTGGCCGCCCAGTCGGCGCTGGCCGTCGCATTGATGGGTGCCGTCAACGCCGTCGCGACCGCGGCCGCGTGCCTCGTCGCCGGGTTGTGGTGGATCTCGCACCGGCCCAACCGGCGGTGGTGGGTGTTCACCGCGTGGTGGTTTGCGTTCCTGGCGCTGGCCACGCTGTGGTGGATCGTGCCGCTGCTACTGCTCGGCAAGGTCAGCCCGCCGTTCCTCGACTACATCGAGTCGTCCGGGGTGACCACCCAGTGGACGTCGCTCGCGGAGATCCTCCGCGGGACCGACAGCTGGACCCCGTTCGTCTCCCCCGAACGCATTGCCGGCGCCGTCCTGGTGACCCAGCCCGCCGCGGTCGCCGCGACCGGGCTGATCGCGGCCGCCGGACTCGCCGGGCTGTGCATGCGCTCGATGCCGGCCCGGGGCCGCCTCACCCTGATCCTGTTCGTCGGCGTCGCCGGACTGGCCGCCGGATACATCGGTGAACTGGGTTCCCCGTTCGCCGAGCAGGTCCGACTGTTCCTGGACTCCGGCGGGGCTCCCCTCCGGAACGTCCACAAGCTCGAGCCACTCGTCCGGCTGCCGCTCGTGCTCGGGCTCGCGCACCTGCTCGCGAAGGTGCCGCTGCCCGGTTCCGTCCCGCTCGCCCGGTGGCGCAGCGCGTTCGCCCACCCCGAACGCGAACCGATGGTTGCGGTGACGAGCCTCGTGCTGGTCGCCCTCACCCTCGCGACGTCGCTGGCCTGGACGGGCAAGCTGGCGCCGCGGGGCACGTATTCCGAGGTCCCGGACTACTGGCAGCAGGCCGCGTCGTGGCTCGAGGACAACGCCGGCGGCACGAGTCCCGACGGGTCCGACGCCGAGCGGGCGCTCGTGGTGCCCGGCGCACCGTTCGGAAGTCAGCTGTGGGGCCTCACCCGCGACGAGCCCCTGCAGGCGCTGGCGTCCACACCGTGGGCGTCCCGCGACGCCGTCCCACTCACCCCGCCCGGCACCATCCGGGCGATGGACTCGATCCAGCGGTTGATCGCGGACGGCCGCCCGTCGGACGGCATGGCGCGGACCCTGCTCGGGCAGGGCATCCACTACCTCGTCCTGCGTAACGACCTCGACCCCGAGACGTCACGGTCGACGCGACCGCTGCTCGCGCACCAGGCCGTCACCGGCTCACCCGGATTCACGCAGGTGGCGGAGTTCGGTGAGGACATCGGTCCCGGCGACGTCGAGGGACTGGTGATCGACAGCGACCTGCGGCCCCGGTATCCGGCGATCGAGATCTACGCGGTGTCGATGCCGGACGGCTCGCCGACGACGAGCGGGCCGTACACGGCGAACCTCGACGGCGTCCCCCGCGTGCAGGGCGGCCCGGAATCGCTGCAACGCCTTCGCGAGAACGGTGCCCTGCCCGGAGCCGGGCCCGTCCTGCTGGCCGCGGATGCGAAGCGCGCCGGACTTCCGGTCGACGACGTCACGGTCACGGACACCCCCCGGGACCGCGAAACCGACTACGGCCAGGTGGACAACCACAGTTCGGCGCTGCGCACCCCGGACGACGCGCGCCGCACCTTCAACCTCGTCCCCGACTATCCGGTAGCGGACACCCCGCTGGTGGAGGGGCAGTGGGAGGGCGCGACGCTGAGCGTGTCGAGTGCGGCGTCCGACGCCACCCAACTCGGCGGCGCCTCCCCCGCCAGCAGTCCCGCCGCGACCGTCGACGGGGATCCGGCGACGGGCTGGTTCAGCAACGGCATCGAGCGGGCGCTGGGTCAGTGGCTCCAGATCGATTTCGACACCCCGCTCACCAGTTCGCTGCTGCACATCACGACGAGCCCGGCCGCGATCGGCGCGCCCGTCCGCTGGATGGAGGTGTCGACGCCCAACGGCAGCACCGCCGTGAAGGTCGACGCACCGGGCAAGCCGATCGCCGTGTCCGTCCCGGGCGGCGTCACCCCGTGGGTGCGGATCACTGCCACCCGCACCGAGAACGGTTCCGCGGGAACGCAGTTCGGGATCAGCGAGGTGTCCGTCGAGGACTTCTCGCAGCGCGACGCCCCCGTCACCGTGCCGATCCGGTACCGGACCGTGCTGCCGCCCACGCCCGAGGGCGCAACCGTCTCGGGCTGGGATCTCAGCCAGGAACTGCCCGGCCGCAATGCCTGCGCGGAGGCGCCCGACCGGGTGCGGTGCAGCAACGCCTTCGTCCTGCCGCCCGAGGAGGTCGGGGCGTTCGAGCGAACGCTGTCGGTGCCCGAGCCCACCGCCGTCACACCACAGCTCATGCTCCGCGCGCGTCATGGCGCACCGCTGGAAGAGCTTCTCACCCAACGGGACCGGCCGTCCGCGCACGGCACCAGTAACATCGCCGACCTGCGCGGGTCGGCGTTCGCCGCCACCGACAACGATCCGCGCACCAGCTGGTTCGCGATGCAGGACACCACCACCGGCAAGGGTGCGAAACCCACCCTGACGATCGACCTACCCGAACCCACGCTCGTCACCGGCCTGCACCTGACCCCCAGCCTCGGCGCCGTGCCCGCCGCTCCCGACCGGGTCGCCGTCGACCTCGGAAACGGACCGCAGGTGCGCGACGTGGACGACGACGGCACCGTCGCGCTCGAACCCCGGGTGACCGACCGGATCGTGCTCAGCCTCGTGTCCTGGAAGAGCACCCTCGACCAGAACGCGCTGGGATTCGCCCAGTTACAACCCGCCGGACTCGCCGAGGTCGGTGTGCTGGGCGCGGACGGCGACCTGCTGCCCGGTTCGGGTCCCGTCGACGACGCGGGCGCGCGCACCGTCACCGTGCCCTGCGAGGAGGGCCCGGTCGTGACGATCGGCGGACAGCCCGTTCGGACGAGTGTGACGGCAACGGTCGGGCAATTGCTTTCCGGCGAACCGGTTCCCGCGACCGTGTGCGACACCCCCGGCCCGGTTCCGCTGGGAGCCGGAGCCCAGGACGTGGCCGTCGCCCCCGGGTCGGCGTTCTTCGTCGACAGCCTCCGCCTGAACGCCGGCGCCCCGTCGCCGCCGGTTCCGACCGCGCAGGTGTCGACCACTGCATGGACGGAGAACCACCGCGAACTCACGGTGCCGCATTCTGACGCGGACCGGATCGTCGTCGTCCCCGAGAGCACGAACGTCGGCTGGGTCGCGACCGCACCGGACGGCAGTGAGCTGACTCCGATCGTCGTCGACGGCTGGCAGCAGGGCTGGATCGTGCCCGCAGGAATTGAGGGGACGGTGACGCTCGACTTCCCCACCGACCACTGGTATCGACTGGGCATCTTCGGGGGCCTGCTCCTGCTGATCCCCCTCGCCGCCGCCGCATTGTGGCCCCGCCGCGGGCGCGAGCGCGATCCCGGCCCGGCCCCCCGGACCTGGGGCAGCGCGACGGTCGGGTGGCTGGGAGTCCTCGCTGCCGCCACCGTGATCGGCGGTCCCGTCGGTGCCGCGACGACGGCCGTGGTGACGCTTCTGGCGGTCGGTCTCGTCCGTCTGCGCGGAACCGCGACCACCGCGCGGGTATTGGTCGGGGTCGCCGGGGCGTCGGCGATGTTCGGCATGGCGATGCTCTCCACCGGGCCGTGGCGTGCGCCCGGCGGATACGTGGGTCACTCGTTCCTGGTTCAGTTCCCGTTGCTGCTGGCACTTGTCGCGACCGGGCTAGCCGTGCTGCCGTTCGGACGGTCGGCGCTCCTGGCGCGCGCCTCCCAGCGCTTGACGGCGCGGCGGGCCGGTTCCTCCACCAGCGCGTAG
- a CDS encoding DUF2613 domain-containing protein, with the protein MGKFLVPGVVSAVVGVALGTVATLGITAAAQDNTRPEIDRSGNADSSLLNQVEYGSR; encoded by the coding sequence ATGGGGAAGTTCCTTGTGCCCGGTGTGGTCAGCGCCGTGGTCGGTGTCGCTCTCGGCACCGTGGCGACGCTCGGCATCACCGCAGCCGCACAGGACAACACGCGTCCCGAGATCGACCGGAGCGGCAACGCGGATTCCTCACTCCTGAACCAGGTTGAGTACGGCAGCCGCTGA
- a CDS encoding universal stress protein: protein MPGGLMLIAYDGSDNAKRAVECAGRFLASNRAVLVTVWEPMVRQAARMSGLSGVMQPEWVPDEETEDVAFSDARVTNAEGVELAEAAGLATEGRCIECTSTIWTAIVETSDELAVDIIVTGTRGTTGLRSLLQSSVADHVLRHSHRPVLIVPPGK from the coding sequence GTGCCCGGTGGTTTGATGTTGATCGCCTACGACGGATCCGACAACGCCAAGCGTGCGGTCGAGTGCGCGGGTCGCTTCCTCGCCTCCAATCGCGCTGTGCTGGTGACGGTATGGGAGCCGATGGTCCGTCAGGCCGCGCGCATGTCCGGGCTGTCGGGTGTGATGCAGCCGGAGTGGGTCCCCGACGAGGAAACCGAGGACGTCGCGTTCTCCGACGCCCGGGTGACCAACGCGGAGGGCGTCGAACTCGCGGAGGCGGCCGGGCTCGCCACCGAGGGTCGCTGCATCGAATGCACCAGCACGATCTGGACGGCCATCGTCGAGACGTCCGACGAACTCGCGGTCGACATCATCGTCACCGGAACCCGCGGCACCACCGGTCTGCGGTCGCTGCTGCAGAGCAGCGTCGCCGACCACGTGCTGCGTCACAGCCACCGTCCCGTGCTGATCGTGCCTCCCGGGAAGTAG
- a CDS encoding isochorismate synthase MenF has product MDGFLLSRADRTLRASGVRHGYDTAAAAVAALAHGDTELVVGALPFDPERPAALSAPDSWEFTDGPWRPGVVPDLPPVRLTAEVPEPAEHVARVRSLVDRLRGGVLGKVVAARSVTLRADAPISPEALAARMIQQNPTANGFAVDLSAAGDAFRGHSLVGASPEVLLSRRGRRVTCRPLAGTAPRRADPEADEKEGRGLLESTKNLAEHAFVTAWIEDVLTPLCTELTVPETPVLTSTHEVWHLATPIDGVLRDPSTSALSLATRLHPTPAVCGTPTDLALATIRDIEGDRRFYGGAVGWCDGAGDGDWVVAIRCAEITADGREALATAGGGIVAESDPESELDETTTKLRTLLRALGVQQGP; this is encoded by the coding sequence ATGGACGGCTTCCTTCTCTCCCGCGCCGACCGGACGCTCCGCGCGTCCGGCGTGCGGCACGGGTACGACACTGCGGCGGCCGCTGTCGCCGCACTCGCGCACGGTGACACCGAACTCGTCGTCGGGGCGCTTCCATTCGACCCCGAGCGCCCCGCCGCGCTGAGCGCGCCGGATTCCTGGGAATTCACGGACGGCCCCTGGCGGCCCGGCGTCGTTCCCGACCTCCCGCCCGTACGCCTCACAGCGGAGGTCCCCGAACCCGCCGAGCACGTGGCGCGGGTGCGATCCCTCGTCGACCGCCTGCGCGGCGGAGTTCTCGGCAAGGTCGTCGCCGCGCGCAGCGTCACCCTCCGCGCGGACGCCCCCATCTCCCCAGAAGCGTTGGCCGCACGGATGATTCAGCAGAACCCCACCGCCAACGGGTTCGCGGTCGACCTGTCCGCGGCCGGCGACGCCTTCCGCGGGCACAGTCTGGTCGGTGCCAGCCCCGAGGTGCTGCTCAGCCGCCGGGGACGGCGCGTCACCTGCAGGCCCCTCGCCGGCACCGCCCCTCGTCGCGCCGATCCGGAGGCCGACGAGAAGGAAGGCCGCGGCCTGTTGGAGTCCACGAAGAATCTGGCCGAGCACGCCTTCGTCACGGCGTGGATCGAGGACGTCCTGACCCCGCTCTGCACCGAACTGACCGTCCCGGAGACTCCGGTCCTGACGAGCACGCACGAGGTGTGGCACCTCGCGACCCCCATCGACGGGGTGCTGCGCGATCCGTCGACCAGCGCGTTGAGCCTCGCGACCCGGCTGCATCCGACCCCCGCGGTGTGCGGCACGCCCACCGACCTCGCCCTGGCGACCATCCGCGACATCGAGGGCGACCGACGGTTCTACGGCGGCGCGGTCGGGTGGTGCGACGGTGCCGGTGACGGCGACTGGGTGGTGGCCATCCGGTGCGCCGAGATCACGGCGGACGGCCGCGAGGCGCTGGCGACGGCAGGCGGCGGGATCGTCGCCGAATCCGACCCGGAATCCGAACTCGACGAGACGACCACGAAACTGCGCACCCTTCTCCGGGCACTCGGTGTGCAGCAGGGTCCGTGA